The Maniola hyperantus chromosome 2, iAphHyp1.2, whole genome shotgun sequence genome includes a region encoding these proteins:
- the LOC117990671 gene encoding protein lethal(2)essential for life-like: MYKCAVLFALLALAGCEERPHKTQYVDPFAMIDKHFTHSLAYHYLWPWSQLIRAAAALDIEESLEDPQIISDSEKYQVNLSVRRFKPDELKIKVKNRYIIVEGRHKEKDSDKKFMANHFVQRFVLPLGTKQEEVKAVFNEKGVLSITAPKHELPPPLPEREVPIDVILPEEKVEKLEDEIKDTAAPSIQTSSVTPLEQIDSEATTHVGKIRKKELKTTTKTTKDNEVTKGIDGNGLDYALIESDE, encoded by the coding sequence ATGTACAAATGCGCGGTATTATTCGCCCTCCTAGCCCTCGCCGGCTGCGAAGAGAGACCACACAAGACCCAATATGTGGACCCCTTCGCGATGATCGACAAACATTTCACCCACTCACTAGCATACCACTACTTATGGCCATGGAGTCAACTCATCCGAGCAGCAGCCGCTTTAGACATCGAAGAATCATTAGAAGACCCCCAAATAATATCCGATTCAGAGAAATACCAGGTTAACCTAAGCGTGAGAAGATTCAAACCGGATGAactcaaaatcaaagtcaagaACCGATACATCATCGTCGAAGGAAGACATAAAGAAAAAGACAGCGACAAGAAATTCATGGCCAACCATTTCGTGCAACGCTTCGTGTTACCACTCGGCACTAAACAGGAAGAAGTCAAAGCTGTGTTCAATGAAAAAGGTGTACTGTCAATAACAGCGCCGAAACATGAGCTGCCACCACCACTCCCTGAAAGAGAAGTGCCGATTGATGTAATCTTGCCAGAAGAAAAGGTGGAGAAACTCGAAGACGAAATAAAAgacacggccgcgccgtcgatTCAAACATCGTCAGTAACACCTTTAGAACAAATCGATTCGGAAGCGACGACGCACGTCGGTAAAATAAGGAAGAAGGAGCTGAAAACGACGACAAAAACGACGAAAGATAACGAAGTCACGAAGGGAATCGACGGCAACGGGCTGGATTACGCGTTAATCGAAAGCGACGAGTGA